GCTGATAATGCGGGTGACGCGGGCTGGCTGCTTAATACTTGTTTAACAAGACATCAAAACCGACATTTGTTGCAACCTAGCAGTCACAACAGCATTACCAGCCTCAATAATCACACTCGTCACAGCCTCAGAGGGTCGCCGCGGCGTGAAGGCCCTGCTTCTTGCGTCCGACGCAAGAAACTCGACATTCATGCCATCCGCGACCCGGGCAATCCAGACATTTAGCGTTCCACACACCTTCCGTCCCACATACTGGACCCTCACGCCACCCACCGAGACGCCACCGCAGCTCCGGCGCCCCCAAGCCACGCTCCTGGTCCGGTTTGTCCGTTCCGTCGGCGAGCCTTGCTTGAGCACATTCTGGCCGGGCCTGCCGCGTACGAAACCCAACCACCCACCCAACCGCAACAATCAGAAAACCCAACCACCTATCCCCCAGGCCCTACCTCGCCTCAAACCCTAGACCACTAACCCGCATTTTTGAGGGACAGTACGGAAAGCAGCTCATAGCAGACGTGAGCCGCGGCGATCCCGGTGATCTCGGCGTGGTCGTACGCCGGCGCCACTTCCACGATGTCGGCACCGACGACATTCACGCCGGCGAGGCCGCGCAGCATCGCGAGCAGTTCGCGGCTCAGCAGTCCGCCGGACTCCGGAGTGCCGGTGCCCGGCGCGAAAGCCGGGTCGAGCACGTCGATGTCGACCGACACGTAGACCGGCCGATTCCCCAGTCTGGTACGGATTTTCTCGATGCTGGCGGCCACGCCGAGATCGGCGGCCTCGACTGTGGACAGCACCTGGAAGCCGAGCGTACGGTCGTCGGCCAGATCCGACTCGCCATAGAGCGGACCGCGAATTCCAGTGTGCAAACAGCCTTCCGGATCGAGCAGGCCTTCCTCGGAGGCGCGCCGAAACGGCGTGCCGTGGGTGTACGGCGCGTCGAAATACGTGTCCCAGGTGTCCAGATGGGCGTCGAAATGCAGCACCGCGATCGGCCCATGCGACGCATGCAGCGCACGCAGCGACGGCAACGCGATCGTATGGTCGCCGCCAAGCAACATCGGCACAGCCGAGCTCGCGAGAATGTCGCGTACTCCGCGCTCGATCTCACCGATCGCATCCGTGATGGAAAACGGATTCGCAACGATATCCCCGATGTCGGCGACCTGCTGGACGTCGAACGGCGACGTGCGCAGCTCCGGATTGTATTGCCGAAGCAACCGCGACGACTGCCGGATGTGCTGCGGTCCAAAACGCGCACCCGGCCGATAGCTCACGCCACTGTCGAACGGGACACCGGCGATCGCCACGTCGATGGTGGTGACCTCGTCGGCGCGCGGCAGTCGAGCGAAGGTGGCCGGGCCGGCGAACCGGGGCACGTCCCGGCCGCTGGCGGGTCCCACTGGCATGGCGGCTCCCGAAAACGGCGTGTCGTGACGGTACCCGAAAGTGTCGCGGCGCGACCGGCCTGACCAAGTCGTTGCTGTCCAAGCTGGAACGCGACACCGCCAATGCCGCGGTCGCCTCACTGCTGCGCGTCTGCGACGCGCTCGGCCTGCGGCCCGGCACGCTCTTCGACCCGCCGAGGTGGCGCACCTTGCTCGCCGGCACGCTGGAGAACACCATCGGCGCCGGCGTACACCGGCGACACGCCCACCTTCCAGCCGCGCGAGCCGCGTCGCTGGCGCAATCCGTCTGACGACGTCACCGTCGTGCTCTGGACCCTGACGCCGGCGCCGTGACCCGCCGCGCCATTGTCCGGCACGCTTTGCCGTGGCATTCTGATTGCGCTCGGCAATCAGATGCCGGTCGGTGAGCCCGGAAAGGAGTGCGTCATGGCCACGAAGCACGACAGTGGCTTGCGACGCACGGACCGTGGCGTGGCACTGACCAGCCGCCGGCACATCGACTTCGCGCGCGTCTTCAGCGCCGGCTGTCGCTGATTTTCCTTCCGCACGGCGGTTGTTTCGCCGTGCCGTTCACCCGG
The nucleotide sequence above comes from Fodinicola acaciae. Encoded proteins:
- the speB gene encoding agmatinase, with translation MPVGPASGRDVPRFAGPATFARLPRADEVTTIDVAIAGVPFDSGVSYRPGARFGPQHIRQSSRLLRQYNPELRTSPFDVQQVADIGDIVANPFSITDAIGEIERGVRDILASSAVPMLLGGDHTIALPSLRALHASHGPIAVLHFDAHLDTWDTYFDAPYTHGTPFRRASEEGLLDPEGCLHTGIRGPLYGESDLADDRTLGFQVLSTVEAADLGVAASIEKIRTRLGNRPVYVSVDIDVLDPAFAPGTGTPESGGLLSRELLAMLRGLAGVNVVGADIVEVAPAYDHAEITGIAAAHVCYELLSVLSLKNAG